The genomic DNA ACTGCAAAGTCCGTCTCAGTTCCAGGTGTAACAACTGCAGGCCATTCAAATAACCCCGGCACACGAATGCCGCCTTCCAGAAGAGAACGTTTACGCCCCGACAATATTCCAGCCGACCCCGGAGCTGAGTTTGCCTGACCTTCGGGACCATTATCTGAACAGAACCAGAGCATTGTATTCTGATCGACCTGCAGATCTCGCAACGATTTGCGCAAACGTCCAACTTGATCATCAAGTGCAGAAACACAGCCGTAGTAATTCCGCTCGTACGTACTCGCTTCAGGATAAATCTGCTGATACTTGCGATCTGCGACAACGGGCAAATGCGGTGCATGAAACCAGATCACCGCAAAGAAGGGCTGATGATTTTTTGTCGCATTTTCGATGAAGGGAATCGCACGATCCATGATCAGCTGGGAGTCGTCGCCGGATAAATCATCCGCAACAATTTCTCCCCGTTCGTTCCAGTAATGAGTGCCGTAAATCTTCGAGTCTGCTCGCGGAACAAGAGGATCCCAGGCTTTGCCGTTATTTTTGACTGGAGCAATCAGCGGATCGAAAGTCGGTACTTTGGATTCGGTCACAAAGCAGACATCATATCCATGCTGCTGAGGTGGCGAGATGTGCTGCTTATTTTTGGGTCCACCACGATTGGCATCTTTGATTTCCGTCGTCAACGTTCCCAGATGCCACTTCCCGAAATGTCCGGTGGCATAACCGACTTCGTGCAGCAATTCCGGCAATGCGATTTCTTCCTGCTTCAAATGACCGACATTCGCGGTGTAAATCCCATAACGATAGGGATGCCGCCCTGTCAGACAGGAGCCCCGCGTCGGGCTACAAACCGGAGCCGCTGCGTAAAAGCGTGTGAACTTCAATCCGGCAGCCGCCATCTCCGAAAGATGGGGCGTCTTAATGGGGGAGTCTTCATTGAAGCATGTCAGATCGCCATACCCAAGGTCGTCAGACATCATCAGGATAATATTGGGTACACTTATTTTTTCTGCAGAAAGTGCTGTATTTGCTGAACCAATTGTTGGATGCAATGTCCATGCAGCCAGTATGAGTGCAGTTATTCTGTGTAGTAAATATCGATAATTCTCGTATTGAGCATTCCGGGGCAGAGTCAGTTTCCAAAGCATATTGGCTCCTTAGAGTGTGAATTGATCAATGACGCCGGGAATCTCTGATATGGAGTATCCGAGACAGGCATCAGCCGGTCAATCAAATGCCAGGAGTTTCTGTGATTAAACGGGAAGACACATGAAACGTAACAAGAAAAGCGTCGCCAATCTCATGGATCGTCGTGGCACTGGAAGCAAACCGATTTTTGGTATTGCACACATCCGGGAAGCAAAAAATGAATTGCACTGATTGGAGAATTGGGCCGACCAGGCCAGTCGGCAGATCGTCACCAGTGTGCCCATGGGAGCAACGTACGGTAGAGGATAAACGCACGCTTGCAGACAGGGTAAGAATTCAAGTCGATTAGGTGTGCGACAGAATGGATGAGCAGAACGCACAAAATAAGAAAAAGTGAGAACCTGAATTAGTATTTCATTTGCAGCTGTTGAATGGACGATATCGTCCACCCTCACGTTTACTCTTTCGGGATGGATGGAAGGCTTTGCAAAGGAGATGGGCGTAGTCGAAACAAGCCAACCAGGCAATAAGGCACCGGGGGAACGCTTTCTGGTAAAAAGCACCTAATTTCATAGACTCTCAATGCACCGGAAGTGTCGTTCAATGATCCGACTCAAGAGTTCTTTTGTGGTAAATCACCGGGTGACCTATTTCTTCCAATGCACTTGAATTTCGCTTTTATTGGAATGGAGCCTTCGCTAACGTTTGCCTGCTTCGATGTGATGAAGAACCCTCAAGTTGAAAACGATTTCGAAAGATATCGCCAACAATTGAATGAGTGTTTCCGGCCTGCGGAGTAGAAGAGAGCTTGGTAGCATATTGTGATTCAAGCTTGATCCTTGCGTCGAAGGCGTAAATCTTCCTGCCCCAGCGTCTCCAATTTGGACTCCAGGTCTGCGATCGTTGACTCAAGCTCCTGCACTTGTTTCTGGAGCTGATCGATCACCGGAGCGACGGCCTTCTGCGGAAAACGCTTGTGGATATGCTGTGGACAGTTGATGTCCCAAGCCTCGATCTCAAAGAGGATGACACGTTCAATCTTGCCGGGGTAATCTGAGTCTCGAAGTTTCTCTTCAAGGACATCATCCCCTTCGACAACTCTTGCATTGCCCCACAACTTAATGCGGCGACTGTGAACGTAGTCCATTAGAAAGATGAAAGCCCTGGAATTCTCAGAGAGATTTCCCACGCTGATGTACTGCTGATTGCCACCGAAGTCAGCGAATCCAAGTGTCTTTTCATCGATGGCTTTCAGAAATCCCGGTGGTCCACCCCGGTATTGAATGTAAGGCTGTCCTGCACTGTTCGCTGTTCCCAGATAGAACATATCGAGTTCAGAAAGGAATGATTTCAGATCAGGTGTCACAATCGTTTTCCAGCCGTGTTGTTCGACTTTGGCATAACTTTGACGTGATCCCTTTTCGGATTGGATCGCTTTCACTGCCGAGGTAAACGCCACATCGCTTGGATAGCTTGTCATCGGATTCACTCCTTACCTGAAATAACCCGGTTGCGAACAGAAATAGATTGTCATTCATGGCAGAGGGCCGGTGAATTTGTTGTTCACCGGCCCTAGCAGTACATGAATCGTCAAACAGAGACTGCTTCCACCTTTGGGAAATCAATTTCAGTTTTTGCGACGTTATTGAAGAAATTCGTCAACACACTGAGGCTGATGTGAGCGATGACTTCTGCAACTTCTCCTTCGGAGTACCCTTCAGCAAGAAACTGATCGAGATCCGAATCGTCGATTTGACCGTTTGATTCGAGAACTCGATGCACGAATTGCAGAAGTGCATCAGCCTTCGAGTCGCTCGCATGACCATTGCGGCTTTCGATGATTTGGCTTGGATTCAATCCGACCATTTTTCCAATGGCTGAGTGGGCAGCGAGGCAATATCCGCAGCCATTATGCTCAGCGACAGTCAGGGCGATCCTTTCTCGGTCCTTGGCCGAAAGTGTACCTTGGCTCAAAGACTCATTGAGACTGAGGTAGCCAGCGAGGGCAGACGTCGAGTGGCCAAGCGTTTGCATGAGATTGGGGACACGCCCCAGTTTGGTTTTGACCTGCTCAAACAGTACCTGAGTTTTGCCAGTTGCAGTTTCAGCGAGTAGAGGGTTGATACGTGACATGGTCGTTCTCCTGAAAAAAAGGTTAGAAAGCAGACTTATATGCCTGCGTGGTTCAATACTTGGATGTAAGGTCAGGCGACATTGGGAATGCCAGCGTCGTCTTCCGGTCGTGGACCTGGGGCTGACCAATGGAACTTGCGTTGCACTTCCTCGATGGCGACATCATTGATGCTGGCATCTCGACGCTGCATCAGTCCTTCATCATCGAATTCCCAGAGTTCGTTTCCGTAAGCTCGATACCACTGGCCATCAGCATTGTGGTACTCGTATTGGAAACGGACGGCGATCTTGTTGTCGGTGAAACTCCAGAGGGATTTGGTGAGGCGATATTCGAGTTCCTTTTCCCACTTGTCGGCAAGAAACTCTCGAATCTGCTCACGACCACGGACGAACTGACTTCGGTTTCTCCATTCGGAGTCATCCGAGTAAGCCAGCGAAACACGATGTGGGTCACGGCTGTTCCAGGCATCCTCGGCGGCACGAACTTTGGCGACGGCAGTTTCGAACGTGAACGGCGGTCGAATTGAAGTTGTCGATTGCATTTCATTTCCTTTTGCTAATGGGGTTTTGATCTTGCTGTCTGGGCCGTTCTCGACTAACGGCCTGTACGTTGAGGGAGCCCTACCGGGCCAGTTGCTTGCCAAGGAAGTCACGGATGAGTACGGCGATATAACAGAGGACACATGGTCGTCTACGACGGATCGTCATTCGCAAGCCTCATAAGCCGTCTACGAGCAGACTCAAGTGAATCTACTAACGCCGCACCACCATGTTCGTCATTCTCGGCAGCAACGATCTCCAAATCGTTCACGCCGATGAAGCGGAGCACTGTCCGCAAATGTGGATCAAGGTGATTGAGAGATCCATTTCGACCACCGGGACCGTAACCGCCATCTCCCCGTGAGATGACTGCAATCATTCGTTTGTCGTGAACGAGCGGTGTATATGTCGATTCTCCGTTGTCGGGATTGAATAAAAATGTCCGACCTACACGCACAATTTGATCGATATAGGCTTTGAAACCGCTCGGCATCCCAAAATTGTAGAAAGGAATCCCGGCGACTATGGAATCAGCTTCGAGAATCTCGTCTACCAATACGTCACTCAATTGCAAGGTATCTTGCATTGCTTGACTGCGTTCATCAGGTTGGGCAAACGCTGCTGCAATCCACTCTTCTGTCACATGCGGCAATGGGTTTCGTCCAATGTCACGATAGGTCACGGTGCCGTCTGGGTGGCTGTCCCGCCATCTTTGAACAAAGTGGGCTGTCAGGCGACGTGTGTGAGACCGGTCGTTACGGGGACTTGAATCAATATGAAGTAGATGAGGCATTTCATTCTCCTTTCTGATGAGAATTGGCCAGGAAAGCGTTCACTCAATTCGACAACTTGAATCGCTTTGATTCGCAGTCAGGTCGTAGCCGGTGAGTTTGCCATCACCTTGGCAGTATTCGGAATCACACCGAATGCTTGCTCTACGGTATCGAGCAGTTCTTTGGTGCGGCCTTGGGCGGATTCTGGGTTCACGGAATTGAGGCGTTGAATTGATCTTCTCCTAAGCTTGTAAACAGGTTTCTGGTTAGCCAGGCAACACGCCCGATCAAGATGAAGTACAGACAGGTCTGTCTTGTTGTGTCAAAAGAAATGAGTTGGCTATTTACTTGGTCAATTGCTTGCCAAGGAAATTGCGAATCAGCACACTGATTTTTGTTCCATCTTCTTCGAGGGCAAAATGCCCCGTATCAAGAAGATGAAACTCCAGGTTCTTGAGATCACGTTTGTAGGGATACGCTCCCGCCGCTGGGAAAATTGCGTCATTCTTCCCCCACACGATCAGTGTCGGTGGTTGATGTTTGCGAAGATATGCTTGCCAATTGGAATACAGCGGTGGATTGCTGCCGTAGCTATGGAATAGAGCCAACTGAATCTCCTGGTTGCCGGGGCGATCCAAGAGCGGTTGAACATGTCCCCAAGTGTCGGGGCTTATCGTCTCAACATTGCGAACCCCGTAGGTGTATTGCCACTTTGTCGCATCGAGTGTCAGCAGAGATCGCAGCTTGTCGCCTTGTTCTTTTGTACGTTTCTTCCAGTACGACTTGATCGGTTTCCAGAATTCGTTGTCGATGCCTTCCGCATACGCATTGCCATTTTGAACGATCAGCGTTTCAACTCTTTCGGGATGCTTTACAGCGAGCCGGAAACCGACTGGTGCCCCGTAGTCCATCAGGTAGATGGAATACTTCGTCAGCCCGACCTTCTCCGTGAACTTATCCACAACATTCGCCAAATTCTCGAACGTGTACTCGAACTCATCGACGGTAGGCATGGAACTGTATCCAAAGCCTGGGTAGTCGGGAGCAACTACGTGGTATTTGTCAGCCAGTGCCGGAATCAGATTGCGAAACATGTGCGATGAAGTCGGAAATCCGTGCAGCAGCAGGACCGTAGGAGCATCCTTGCGACCCGCCTCCCGGTAGAAAATGTCGAGGCCGTCGATTTTCACCGTGCGGTAGTGAACCTGGTGGTTTGAGTGTTGAGTGTTCTCCGCATGTGCAAACGAGCCGATGGAAAAGAGGACAGCGAGAGCCAGTGCGGAAAGTTTCGTTTTGAAAATAGTCATGGTTCAGTCTCCAAATCAAGAAGGTTTCAGTAATAGAATTATTGGTTTCAAGTCAGAGTGCTGAGAGTTGCTCGACGGCTTCCTCGGCGCTCCAAAGGTCGCTGGCGAGAAAACGGAAGTTCGTCATCGCCGCTTCGTAGCCGTCGTAACCGGGAACTTGGGCAGCAGCGGTGGCATCGCCGACAACAGCGACTTCGAAGCCCTGCTCCAGAAGCTCTCGAAGATGAGACTCGACGCACAGATTGGCCGACATCCCAGCGAGGATCACTTGATCGATTCCTCGTTTACGAAGTTGGAGAACGAGGTCATTGGTCTCAGGACCATAGATCTTGTGCGGGCTGGTAATAACGGTCTCGCCATCATTGATGAATGGTTTGTACTGCTCCAGCCAATCCGCTCCTGATCCTGTGAAATCCGTGAGATCAAGAGCGCTGGGGCGGTCGAACATCTTGATGTCGTGCATCAGACGCTCCAACGCCCCCTCGAAATGCCACTTGTGATCTTGGGGGTAGTAGTAATGTGGACTGATAAACAGCGGAACGTCATTTTCTTTCGAGGCGGCCAACAACTGACCGATGTTCTCAACCGTTTTGTTTTCTGTGACGTTCTGGCCAACGACGCCCCACGTAACGCCCTGCGGGCTCAGGAAATCGTTCTGAGGGTCAGTGACGACCACGGCGACGTTGCTTTTGTGTAGTTCCAAACCGGGTCGAGGTATTGCGGCATCAGTTCTGCGACCAGAACCATAAACGACACTGGGTTGGTCAGCGTTTGCAGTTGTCGAGTCAGACATGCTAGTTCTCCTTATTTATACAGACAGGTCTGTATTGTAAGTGGTAAAAAAAAGAGAGGGTTTACTTGCGTTTACGCGAACTTTTCGAGACGAGCATCAGAGCAGCATCCCGAGCGACATCAGCCGGTTCAATGGACTGTTGCATAACAGCGGTGACAATTGCTCCTTCGACCATCAACGCAATTGCTGGAGCCACCATATCCGCCTTAGTAGTTCCTGCGTATTCGGCGATATTCTGTTTCAACATTTCATAGAATCGTTCCTTATGCTGGGCCGAGAACTTTGAGGCGGCGTGTTCCGCATCCGCTAACTCGACATTCGAATTGATAAACATGCAGCCCCGAAAGCCGGGGCTTTTGAACCAGTCTTTCAGGGCGGCGAAGAAGGCTTCCAGTCCGTCCATTCCCGCCTTGCGGTGTCGCTCCATCCACTTTTCGAACATGGCGTCAAACTTCGCCTCACGAAACTCAAGTACGGCGAGAACCAGGTCGTCTTTCGAAGGGAAGTGGTTGTAGAGCGTCATCTTGGCCACACCCGCCTCGGCAATAATGCGGTCGATGCCGACCGCTTGAATGCCTTCGGCATATAACAACTGTTCGGCTGTCTCGATCAGTCGCTGGCGGGCGTCGGATTTTCGGGTTCGTGTCTTGCTCATGCCTAAAGTATACAGACCTGTCTGTTCTTGTCAACCTCGAAAATCAGAATTCTTTGTAGATCGGCCAGAGTGTCGTTTGCTTCTTGATTATGCGAGTGACCGTGTGAATTTCGAAAGGTCCAGGCGAGTGAGCACATTGCCTGGATACTTCGAACTGAAAGGAACCAGTGGCTCTGTACCTTATCGGATCGAACCAGTCATCGGAACACCGATGCAACTTTCGCCCCGAAGAGCTTCAACATGCCACTCAATCGGCCTCCGCTGATGTCTCAATGGCAAACGTACGTTTTTTATTCCTACATGGCAATTTGCACTGGCATGATGTTTCTCGCAGGTGGTCTTGCCACTATTCCTCTGGGTCTGTGCGGTGCGGGCGCTGTTGCGAACAACCATCGCAGCAAAGGTCACAATGTCTTCAATCCGTACATGAAGTTGTTGCCGCTTGATTTGGTCAATGCGTCACCACCACCGCCTTGGAATGATGGCGGTCTGACGTCTGTTTCGGGACGCAACTAAGCAATGATGTAGCCACATTCGTCACTACGAGATACGAAGAACAGCAGCGATCGCACAGAGGTGACGGACAACTTGTTCGTCGATGACACGACCGACGAGAGTTTCGATTTGACCCCAGTAAAGATAGCCTGCCTCAAGTTCGCCGTTCTTTGGAGCATCAGGCTCACGCGAGTAAGCCTCCGACAGCCAGGAGTCGAGTCGTTGACGCTGGTCGGATATCTCTGTTTCAATTCTCGTTTGCACGTCTCTCCTGAGACAAATAACTCTGGCGGTAACGAGGCCGCCACCAAAAAACTCGATTTCACAACCCGCGTCATCGGCGGCTCCAGTTCACCACTTTGTTATCGCTCGCTACGCTCTGCAATAATTTCAGCGTAGTAAGGACGCAAGGCCGTTGCTAATAGATGGATGTGGATCAAGACACCAATCCCTGCACCGATGCCTCCAATGAATGGAATCGGCGATGACTCAAGCAGCCATTGTTTCCACGGCCCTTCCGGAAGGAATTCCAAGCACAGGAATCCAATCAAGCATGCGATCGCGGCACTGCCGATCACAATCAAGAATGAGCGAGTCCACAAACGCGGGCGCTCCGAGCGGAGTTGTCGCCACGCCTTCGTGTGGACGCTGTCACGATACTCTTGAGATGGTAGGGCGGCGAGTTCTGGAGTTTGGCCGAAATAGAAGTAAACGTTCATTGATCACCTTCCAAATGGGAAGTCACTCGAAATTGTTTGAGTTGCTGAATGCGAATTATACAGTTGATGGTGGACAATGTGTGATGGCGAAAAATCAACATGTTTACGTCCGATCATCAATGTTCCTTATTAAGATGCGGATCGAAATAGAATACGTCAGTCGGATAGGGTAAGCGTCATCCGCGAGGTTGGCCCATACTCGATTAGCCACCTTTGCTGGCGGCCTCCATGGCGGCTTGAGCTTCCGTGCACTTGCCGGCAAACAACAAATCGGTTGCCATTTGGAGTTGTTTCATGCGGTTGGGATCTCGCGCATAGCGTTTTTTGAGTTGATACAGCGTTACAGGGAGCCGCAAGTCTTTCGGACCATACGGCAACTGCGATTTGGCGTTTCTTTGGACATGTTCCAGATAGCGATATCCAGACGCCTTTGTTGGTTCGATGACCGTTCCTTCGCCGTAGTCATTCCAAGTCGCGATTTGGATGATTTGTGAGTTGCTCTTTTGGGCGAGGGCGAAGGTTTCGGCGAATGTTTGTCCGTTGCGAGCATCGATCGAGCCGTAGCTGTCGTGCAGTTGTGCTTGTTTGTAGATGTCGCGGAACGCCGGGAACGCGACCGAAATAACCGATTCTCGTGCGTACAGGGAAGTCAGGTATTGACGCCAAACCATTGGAGTTATTTCGTGACCGCCGGTAACAGGCGGCCAGCCAAACGCACCATCCAATCCCATTTCTTTTGAGAGATGTGGAAGAGCGTAAAGCAGCGGGCGATGTTGAAGACCGGATAAGAGTTGGACCCATTGATCCTTCGTGAAGTATTGAGGACCGAAGACAAGCAAAATCGGGCGCCCATCGATTTTGACATACGCGTCATCGTCAAACCAATTCTCGGCGAGCCACTTCAGAACCATTTGGCCGTGTGCCACATCACGTTGCTTCGGCAAGGCCTTTTCTTCGATCATATGTTTGATGGTTTGATCTTCGTAGCAGACCGCAAACTGCAGCCCGGCCTTGTTGAGGTGTTTGACCAAATGCTCGGAGTTGCGGTGTATTTCAGCATAGTCGCGGAACTTTTCGATGCCGTACCAGTCGATGATCACGCCATCGATTCCCGCAAATTTCATCAGCAGCACGTGGCATTCCAAAGCGTCAGGATCGTTGGAGTCGTAGAGGTCGATCAGCGGATAATCGTGTGAAGCAACTTCGCGCTGGCCATTCGATTTGACGGTGTCCGGATTGAAGTGGTTCATCGTCCAATGCCAACCCCAGTAACCGCTGGCCGTCTTTGAAGCGTACCACGGCATGTAATGAACCAGCACGGTTTTGTCGCGGCTTTGAGCGTAGAGATCGGGTGTAAGGCCGAGCGCCGTGATGAGGACGCAGAGGCATGAGGAAAGGATTCGACTGTTCATAGTGGTGGATTGGGTTGTGATGGCTAACGTCTGCCGTAACCGGGAACGAACGGAAGAGTTTGTTTTTAGTTGCCGCGCAAATGAGTGCTCCGGTTCACGGCTTTGTTCTATCAGGTTCGCCGACCTTGGCATCTTTCAGTCGGATCTGAGCCCCTCCGACACATTTCCCAGACGCATCATCGCGTACCTGTATGTGAATAACGGAGTCGTCAACAAAGTCAGTTGACTGGCATCCCACAGAAAATCGAACGACATCAGTCTTACTCTCTCCCTCCATTTGTCGCAACGGAAATCTACCGATCCCTTGATTTGCTTTTCGCAGATCACAAGTTGCATAGTCTCTCAGGCCCGGACGGTCGCACTGAATATCGAGCCAGAACGTATTTCGGTCTGCATGCGGATAAACGCGTTTGACGAGGACAAGTTGAATCGGAGTCGTCGTTGACAAGTCATCGGAAGTGGTGTTCGACGCCACAGCCAATGAGCCTGCGACAAGCAGGGCCGCAGCGAAGATACCGAATGCATTGAATAACTCATGACACTCTTGTATTTCAGAGGGATTTGCCACTCAATTCACTATTTAAAGCGGAGTGCCGCGATTAATCGGCACACCAATCATGCTGCCATTGAAAACCATGCCCCCATCGACGAAGCCCTGAAAATCGAATTCCACCCGTTTACCGGTGCGAATTTTTGTTGTTTGAACCGCCAGAACCAGACGGGAGTTCGGGAAGACGGATTTACGAAAGCGGACATCTTCCATCCCGCCAAAGCCGAGATATTCTCCACCGAGCAAATCGAACTTGCGGGCATAAAACCCCGCCAGTTGAGCCGCGCATTCGCAGAGAATGACACCAGGCATTAATGGAAAACCGGGCATATGGCCAGTGCACCAGAATTCTTTATCGGTGACATCTTTATAGCCAACCAGACCATTGGTTTCGCGATCGACATACACAACAGCCGTCAGCTGCTCCATTTCGTGTCGCTGCGGATTGATTTTACGAATGTCATCAATCGTGTAGAGTGGATTGTCGAAGTCTAAATTTTCGATGTCGTAAAGAGGGCGAGGCGGCATGGCCGTGGCTCCTTTCTGTTGGCCAATATTTATTGAACTGTCAAACAGTCCGATGTCAGCCAGTTCACAATTATCACTGCAATTTGCAGTTTTTTGTCGCGGTTTTTGATAGCTTAAACCCAGTTTTAATCCATCACCCGCTACATATTCGATGAAACGCCTATAATAGAGAACATAGAATATAAGTTCACGCACGAAAATGCGAATCCTCAGCCAGTCTCTCCAAAATTCATAGGAAATCAGTTCTGTGACAAGCTTGCGTCGACTCCTCCTGCTCTCTGCACTGATTTGCGGTTGTACACAGGAACAAGCACTACAGTCTCCAGTCCCGGATGTGCCTGTCCAAACCAATACCATTGGCATGAAATTTGTCACCATCCCGGCTGGTGAATTTCTGATGGGGGCTCCTGAGACGGACCTGAAAGCCGAAGAGGACGAAAAACCGCAGCACCGGGTCGTTATTACTCAAGACTTCCATCTCGGACAGTTTGAAGTAACCCAGGCTCAATATGCCGAAGTGATGGGTAATAATCCCAGCGAATTTTCAAAAGGAGGACGCGAGGCCGATGCCGTTAAAAATCTGCAGACGGATCAATTCCCGGTTGAATTCGTCAACTGGTATGAAGCCAATCTCTTCTGCAAAAAAATCTCCGAACTCCCCGCAGAAAAGGCTGCCGGCCGGAGTTATCGACTTCCCACCGAAGCCGAGTGGGAATACGCCTGCCGGGCCGGCACAACGACACGATTTAGTTTCGGAAAAGAACCTGACCCCCGATATGCTAATTATTTAGGAGATATTGGACATCCCCGGCCTGTCGGTTCTTATCCCCCCAATCCATTCGGCCTGTACGACATGCACGGCAACGTCCTGGAATGGTGCTCCGACTGGCATGTCGACGATTATTTTCAGCACTCTCCCGTTGAGGACCCAACCGGACCGGAAGAACCGATCGAGGACGCCCGAGTCCTCCGCGGCGGCGGCCATGGCTTCAAAGCTGCCAGCTCTTCGTTTCGAGACAGCATTCTGCCCAATCGTCGAGGTAACTCACACGGGTTTCGAGTGGTGATGGAAGTGGAAAGAGTTATCAGCAATGAGGCGAGTCAATCAAATTGATTCTCTCTCAATGAGAAACGTCTTTCTCCTGGACACATTCGACACAATCAAAATCCCGAAAATGTGTAATTAACGATATTGACTTTGATGTTTCAACGTGGTGACTCAAAGTCCAGACCATTCGTCTCAGAAATTTGCTGACTTGAATTTTCGGTCATCTCATCCTGCAACATTGACGAACTTTCAGGAGAGAAAAATGGTAATAACAGAATTCCGGGAAGGCGATCGACTTGCTTTTCGTCGGAGTACTTCATTAAGCCAATCCGCATCTTTTCGTGGCCATACTCGGGTTGAGCTCGATAAGTTCCCATCAGGTAGTCCCACCAAGGTAGATTGAACCCAAAGTTACTGTTCGTTTCGCGATGAATGACTGAGTGATGCACCCGGTGCATGTCGGGAGTGACAATAAACCAACGCATCAGTTGATCCAACCAGCCAGCCATTTTGACATTGCTATGATTAAACATACTGGTTGCGTTGAGCAACACTTCAAAAATCAATACGGCCAGAGCTGGAGCACCAAGCAGAAGAACTA from Rubinisphaera italica includes the following:
- a CDS encoding formylglycine-generating enzyme family protein — its product is MTSLRRLLLLSALICGCTQEQALQSPVPDVPVQTNTIGMKFVTIPAGEFLMGAPETDLKAEEDEKPQHRVVITQDFHLGQFEVTQAQYAEVMGNNPSEFSKGGREADAVKNLQTDQFPVEFVNWYEANLFCKKISELPAEKAAGRSYRLPTEAEWEYACRAGTTTRFSFGKEPDPRYANYLGDIGHPRPVGSYPPNPFGLYDMHGNVLEWCSDWHVDDYFQHSPVEDPTGPEEPIEDARVLRGGGHGFKAASSSFRDSILPNRRGNSHGFRVVMEVERVISNEASQSN